The genome window CGCCGGGCCGATGTATCCTTTCCCCGTAAAAACCACCCCGGGGGTACCGATGTCGCGTCCGCCGCTCTCCAAACGGGCCGAGAGGATTCCGGCCAGCCCCATCCGCAAGCTCGTCCCCTACGCCCTGCAGGCTAAGCAGCGGGGAATCCACGTCTTCCACCTGAACATCGGCCAGCCGGACCTGCCCACCATCCCCGCCGGCCTCAAGGCCTT of bacterium contains these proteins:
- a CDS encoding pyridoxal phosphate-dependent aminotransferase (catalyzes the formation of oxalozcetate and L-glutamate from L-aspartate and 2-oxoglutarate); this translates as MSRPPLSKRAERIPASPIRKLVPYALQAKQRGIHVFHLNIGQPDLPTIPAGLKALRDYQPKVISYGLSQGDAALTAALIKYYGSLGHHLEPHHIV